In Mustela nigripes isolate SB6536 chromosome 2, MUSNIG.SB6536, whole genome shotgun sequence, a single window of DNA contains:
- the LOC132012381 gene encoding carbonyl reductase [NADPH] 3 gives MSSCSRVALVTGANKGIGFAIARDLCRQFSGDVVLTARDEARGRAAVQQLQAEGLSPRFHLLDIDDLQSIRALRDFLRKEYGGLNVLVNNAGIAFKPDDPTPFYIQADITLKTNFFATRNVCIELLPIIKPHGRVVNVSSLEGSEALENCSTDLQKKFQCETLTEEDLVDLMKKFVEDANNEVHDREGWPNSAYGVSKLGVTVLSRILARRLDEERRGDRILLNACCPGWVKTDMGGAHGPRTVEEGADTPVYLALLPPDATEPHGQLVHDRVVQNW, from the exons ATGTCGTCCTGCAGCCGCGTGGCGCTGGTGACCGGGGCCAACAAGGGCATCGGCTTCGCGATCGCGCGTGACCTGTGCCGGCAGTTCTCAGGGGACGTGGTGCTCACGGCGCGGGACGAGGCGCGGGGCCGCGCGGCCGTGCAGCAGCTCCAGGCCGAGGGCCTGAGTCCCCGCTTCCACCTGCTGGACATCGACGACCTGCAGAGCATCCGCGCCCTGCGCGACTTCCTGCGCAAGGAGTACGGGGGCCTCAACGTGTTGGTCAACAACGCGGGCATCGCATTCAAGC CCGACGATCCAACACCCTTCTACATTCAAGCTGACATAACGCTGAAGACAAACTTTTTTGCCACAAGAAATGTCTGCATCGAATTACTGCCGATAATAAAACCTCATG GCAGGGTGGTGAATGTTAGTAGTTTAGAGGGCTCAGAAGCGCTTGAGAATTGCAGCACAGATCTACAGAAGAAGTTCCAGTGTGAGACGCTCACGGAGGAGGACCTGGTGGACCTCATGAAGAAGTTTGTGGAGGACGCAAACAATGAAGTGCATGACAGGGAAGGCTGGCCCAACTCGGCTTATGGGGTGTCCAAGCTGGGGGTCACGGTCCTATCGAGAATCTTGGCCCGGCGTCTGGATGAGGAGAGAAGAGGTGACAGGATTCTGCTGAATGCATGCTGCCCGGGGTGGGTGAAGACGGACATGGGAGGGGCTCATGGCCCCAGGACGGTGGAGGAGGGAGCCGACACCCCTGTCTACTTGGCCCTGTTGCCCCCAGATGCGACTGAGCCTCATGGCCAGCTAGTCCATGACAGAGTCGTCCAAAACTGGTGA